A window of Cohnella herbarum contains these coding sequences:
- a CDS encoding IS256 family transposase — protein sequence MTTISENAYGNLLENAVKKLLQEKLELLMREEIKNYMLNEQQDQRNSRNGHYKRTFQTRYGTINELQVPRDRKGTFQTRLFQPYQRREGWLEEAIIHMYKGGMSTREVAKFIESMFGTQYSPTTISNITQTVMEDIEQWQKRPLEKRYSVIYLDGLYVKLKRNTVSSEAVYLVMGIDEKGIRQILGFYVGGQESSNVWKEVLIDLKNRGATEVLVGVFDGLPGLEEAFRAVYPQADVQHCIVHKVRSTFPKIRVNDKTEFLEDLKGVYTAFDGDVALAVFDGFKAKWSKQYPKEVKSWEEQLPTLLTFYKFPALTRPAIYTSNPIERTNKELRKRLKPMNSLTNIEAAEKIIYLQSLDYNEKWCGRAIRGFVDPDTKAAFEKMYTEKYSRQKT from the coding sequence ATGACTACTATATCCGAAAATGCGTACGGCAATCTACTTGAAAATGCTGTAAAAAAGCTGTTGCAGGAGAAGCTAGAACTGCTCATGCGTGAAGAAATTAAGAACTACATGCTTAACGAGCAACAGGATCAGCGAAACAGTCGTAATGGTCACTACAAGCGTACGTTCCAAACCCGTTACGGAACCATAAACGAACTCCAAGTTCCTCGCGACCGTAAAGGCACTTTTCAAACGCGTTTGTTCCAACCCTACCAACGTAGAGAAGGCTGGTTGGAAGAGGCCATCATTCATATGTACAAAGGCGGAATGAGCACACGCGAAGTTGCCAAGTTCATCGAGAGCATGTTCGGTACTCAGTATTCTCCGACCACCATCAGTAACATTACTCAGACGGTTATGGAGGACATCGAACAGTGGCAGAAGCGCCCGCTAGAGAAACGCTACTCCGTTATCTATTTGGACGGGCTCTATGTTAAGCTCAAACGTAATACAGTCAGTAGCGAGGCTGTTTACTTGGTCATGGGTATCGACGAGAAAGGGATACGTCAAATTCTAGGATTTTACGTCGGTGGCCAAGAGAGTTCTAACGTTTGGAAAGAGGTCTTAATTGACTTAAAGAACCGCGGAGCAACCGAAGTGCTAGTTGGCGTTTTTGACGGGCTACCTGGACTTGAGGAAGCTTTTCGAGCAGTGTATCCTCAGGCCGATGTGCAGCACTGTATCGTCCATAAAGTGAGAAGTACCTTTCCAAAAATTCGAGTCAACGATAAAACCGAGTTTCTCGAAGATTTGAAGGGTGTATACACGGCATTTGATGGCGATGTAGCTTTGGCGGTCTTCGATGGGTTCAAAGCCAAATGGAGCAAGCAATATCCGAAGGAAGTGAAGTCGTGGGAGGAACAACTCCCGACGTTACTGACCTTCTACAAGTTCCCAGCACTCACACGACCTGCGATTTACACTTCGAACCCCATTGAACGGACGAACAAAGAGTTACGCAAGCGCCTGAAGCCAATGAATAGTCTAACTAACATTGAAGCAGCAGAGAAAATCATCTACCTCCAATCCCTAGACTACAATGAGAAATGGTGCGGAAGAGCAATTCGAGGCTTTGTAGACCCAGACACCAAAGCAGCATTTGAGAAGATGTACACTGAGAAATATTCAAGACAAAAGACTTAA
- the urtA gene encoding urea ABC transporter substrate-binding protein has product MKKGNWLKGFVLTMTASLVLAGCGGNNNNEAGGSASPAAPASSESSSSAPASSPAAAGGDTVKVGILHSLSGTMSISEVTVKNSELMAIKEINAKGGVLGKQIEAVVEDGASDWPTFAEKARKLLSEDKVATVFGGWTSSSRKAMLPVFEELNGLLWYPVQYEGLESSPNIFYTGATTNQQIIPSVDFLLEKGKKKVFLLGSDYVFPRTANKIIKAQLAAKGGETVAEEYTPLGHTDYTTIIAKIKEAKPDVVYNTLNGDSNVAFFKQLKDAGITSADLMTISVSVAEEEVKGIGPEYLTGHLVAWDYYQTTDTPENKIFVENFKKEYGAESVTSDPMEAGYVAVYLWAAAAEKAGSFEVDKVKEAAKGIEFNAPEGKVTIDGDNQHIYKTVRIGEIKADGQIVELWNSGGPVKPDPYLTTYDWAKGLSDQ; this is encoded by the coding sequence ATGAAGAAGGGCAATTGGTTAAAGGGATTCGTTCTGACGATGACGGCAAGTTTGGTGTTGGCGGGGTGCGGCGGCAATAACAACAACGAAGCCGGGGGTTCGGCTTCGCCGGCGGCGCCGGCATCGTCGGAGTCATCGTCATCGGCGCCTGCTTCATCGCCCGCCGCTGCGGGCGGAGATACGGTTAAGGTTGGTATTCTGCATTCCTTAAGCGGCACGATGTCGATCTCGGAGGTAACGGTTAAGAATTCCGAACTGATGGCGATTAAAGAGATAAACGCCAAAGGCGGCGTGCTTGGCAAACAGATCGAGGCGGTAGTCGAGGACGGCGCTTCCGATTGGCCGACTTTCGCCGAGAAAGCCCGCAAACTCTTGTCCGAAGATAAAGTCGCGACGGTATTCGGGGGATGGACTTCCTCCAGCCGGAAAGCGATGTTGCCCGTATTCGAAGAATTAAACGGACTTCTCTGGTACCCGGTGCAGTATGAAGGATTGGAATCATCCCCTAACATTTTCTATACGGGAGCTACCACTAACCAACAAATCATCCCTTCGGTTGATTTCTTGCTGGAGAAAGGCAAGAAAAAAGTGTTCTTGCTCGGCTCCGACTATGTTTTCCCGCGTACCGCGAACAAAATCATCAAGGCGCAATTGGCGGCCAAAGGCGGAGAGACGGTAGCGGAAGAATACACGCCGCTTGGACATACGGATTACACGACGATTATCGCGAAAATCAAAGAAGCTAAACCTGACGTTGTCTACAATACGCTGAACGGCGATAGCAACGTGGCTTTCTTCAAACAATTGAAGGACGCGGGAATTACGTCCGCGGATCTGATGACGATTTCCGTATCCGTTGCGGAAGAGGAAGTAAAAGGGATCGGACCCGAATACTTAACCGGTCACCTCGTTGCGTGGGATTACTATCAAACGACGGATACGCCGGAAAACAAAATTTTCGTCGAAAATTTCAAGAAAGAATACGGCGCGGAAAGCGTGACGAGCGATCCGATGGAAGCCGGTTACGTTGCCGTGTACTTGTGGGCGGCCGCGGCAGAGAAAGCGGGATCCTTCGAGGTCGATAAAGTGAAGGAAGCGGCCAAGGGCATTGAATTCAATGCGCCGGAAGGCAAAGTCACGATCGACGGCGACAATCAGCATATTTACAAAACCGTTCGGATCGGCGAGATCAAAGCAGACGGTCAAATCGTTGAATTGTGGAATTCCGGCGGTCCCGTTAAGCCGGATCCGTACCTTACGACGTATGACTGGGCCAAAGGTCTGAGCGATCAATAA
- a CDS encoding amidase family protein, whose translation MGSRSPYGETCNSLKAELISGGSSGGSAVAVARGQAAFSLGTDTAGSGRVPAHLNRLVGYKPSLGAWPVKGVVPACESLDCVSVFAWSLDDALAVDRVARGSCSGDPWSRELPVPGCSLPSRICVPIAGMVGFFGPFAAEYERAWAMSLARIRGLGIPVEEVDASIYEEAAAILYEGPWVAERWAGLEAFVEANEGRLFPVTERILRSGADGKHTAASLFKVMHKLQAYKLEARKRLEDAVLVMPTAGGTWTREQVRLDPVATNRDMGRYTNHCNLLDMCAVAVPSCDVAPDLPFGITFFASAEREDLIRGAATLFEATIALEREGV comes from the coding sequence GTGGGATCGCGCAGTCCGTATGGCGAAACCTGCAATTCGCTGAAGGCGGAGCTGATCAGCGGAGGGTCGAGCGGCGGCTCGGCGGTTGCGGTGGCAAGGGGGCAAGCGGCCTTTTCCCTCGGAACCGACACAGCGGGCTCCGGGCGGGTGCCCGCTCATCTGAACCGGCTTGTCGGTTACAAGCCGAGCCTTGGCGCTTGGCCGGTCAAAGGCGTCGTGCCAGCGTGCGAAAGCCTGGATTGCGTGTCGGTATTCGCCTGGAGTCTGGACGACGCTCTGGCGGTGGATAGAGTCGCGCGCGGATCGTGTTCGGGCGATCCGTGGTCGCGGGAGCTTCCGGTCCCCGGTTGTTCGCTGCCGTCCCGGATTTGCGTGCCTATCGCCGGAATGGTTGGATTTTTCGGGCCTTTCGCCGCGGAGTACGAACGGGCGTGGGCAATGTCGCTCGCGCGAATAAGGGGTCTCGGCATTCCTGTAGAGGAAGTTGACGCGTCGATTTATGAAGAGGCTGCGGCCATCTTGTATGAAGGACCTTGGGTGGCCGAGCGGTGGGCGGGATTGGAGGCGTTCGTAGAAGCGAATGAAGGACGCTTGTTTCCGGTAACCGAACGGATCCTTCGATCGGGCGCGGATGGGAAGCATACGGCCGCGTCGCTATTCAAAGTGATGCATAAGTTGCAGGCTTATAAGCTCGAAGCTCGCAAAAGGTTGGAGGACGCCGTGCTCGTCATGCCGACGGCGGGCGGTACTTGGACGCGCGAGCAGGTTCGTCTGGATCCGGTCGCGACGAACCGTGATATGGGGAGATACACGAATCATTGCAATTTGCTGGATATGTGCGCCGTTGCCGTGCCTTCTTGCGATGTGGCTCCCGATCTTCCGTTCGGAATCACGTTCTTCGCCTCGGCGGAGCGCGAGGATTTGATCCGGGGCGCGGCGACATTGTTCGAAGCGACGATTGCGCTGGAAAGGGAGGGGGTCTAG
- the uca gene encoding urea carboxylase — protein sequence MFTKVLIANRGAIAVRIERTLRKLGIASVAVYTKADQDSLHVDRADEAVRIGDGPAKDSYLNAELILQTAVDTGAQAIHPGYGFLSENAEFSRACRERGIAFIGPTPEQMETFGLKHSAREAAAKAGVPMLPGTGLIVEIEEAVREADGIGYPVILKSTAGGGGIGMRVCDGEGALRSAFDSVRHLAETNFRNGGVFLEKYIAKARHVEVQIFGNGFGEVVALGERDCSIQRRNQKVIEETPAPNFPDRVRSGMLESARKLAAEVGYRSAGTVEFLYDPESCEYYFLEVNTRLQVEHGVTEEVLGVDLVEWMVREAANELTGLDSLVAKPKGHSIQARIYAEDCLQGFRPSAGQLDQAIFSEEARNETWVRDGLTVTTLYDPMLAKIIVHGEDREDAIRKLVKALSDTRFYGVTTNLQYLRELLANEDCLSGNVYTGLLNGFEPAEFALEVLDGGVQTTVQDYPGRVGYWNVGVPPCGPMDSLSFRIGNKLLGNEDDASGLEMTLRGGSFRFRSNMTFCVTGADMLPMIDGKSVPMYRAIQARRGETLTFGEAKVGMRSYLLVGGGFDMAKILGSSSTFTLGQFGGHGGRAIRTGDVLNVNVHGASKRGAEETEWTALATAHRTAMTNEWTIGVIPGPHCTEEYLRPEYLRQLAETEWEVHYNSSRTGVRLIGPAPLWAREDGGEAGLHPSNIHDNAYAIGTLDLTGDMPILLGPDGPSLGGFVCPATTATAELWKLGQLHPGDKIRFRLLSLQEADALRVVQEGNLLAIGAGERDELEPVVLPLSAATDFRGDYPVLFREEERRQFPLTIRCSGDRYLLVEYGRMELDLALRFQAHALMQAIKESDAVPVLDLTPGIRSLQIHIDPSKMTVMEACRRIVEIERSLPSLESIRVPSRIVRLPLSWDDPATRVAIDRYRQNVRPDAPWCPSNIEFIRRVNGLDSVEDVRRIVFEANYLVLGLGDVYLGAPVATPTDPRHRLVTTKYNPARTWTPENAVGIGGAYMCVYGMEGPGGYQFVGRTVQMWNRLRPTASFKPGEPWLLRFFDQIQFYPVDADELLILREDFLRGRYEVDITETSFDLGEYLRFLESIKGGADAFRDRQQAAFREERESWIKLGLAKYVSDQESTEPAAEDELPEGAIAVRSPMPGSVWKVLVTAGQEVKKGDTLVIQESMKMEFAQQAPGDGVVGTVFVGPGESVHSGQLMLSILRE from the coding sequence ATGTTTACTAAAGTTCTCATCGCGAACCGCGGCGCCATCGCCGTCCGCATCGAGCGTACGCTTCGGAAACTCGGAATCGCATCCGTGGCCGTCTATACGAAGGCGGATCAAGACAGCCTTCACGTTGATCGTGCCGACGAAGCCGTACGGATTGGCGACGGGCCGGCCAAGGATAGTTATCTCAACGCGGAACTGATCTTGCAAACCGCTGTGGATACGGGAGCGCAGGCCATTCATCCGGGTTACGGCTTTCTTAGCGAAAATGCCGAATTCTCTCGCGCATGCCGGGAGCGGGGGATCGCATTTATCGGGCCGACTCCGGAGCAGATGGAGACGTTCGGGCTGAAGCATTCCGCCCGCGAGGCGGCGGCGAAAGCAGGTGTTCCGATGTTGCCCGGGACGGGGCTTATCGTCGAGATCGAAGAGGCGGTTCGAGAGGCCGATGGGATCGGGTATCCTGTCATCTTGAAAAGTACCGCCGGGGGCGGCGGGATTGGAATGCGGGTATGCGACGGGGAGGGGGCTCTCCGATCCGCGTTCGATTCCGTTAGGCATTTGGCGGAAACGAACTTCAGGAATGGCGGCGTTTTTCTCGAGAAATACATCGCGAAGGCACGCCATGTGGAGGTGCAAATATTCGGAAACGGGTTCGGCGAGGTGGTTGCTTTAGGAGAGAGGGATTGCTCCATTCAACGACGGAACCAGAAGGTAATCGAAGAAACCCCGGCACCGAATTTTCCCGATCGCGTGCGGTCCGGCATGTTGGAGTCGGCACGCAAGCTGGCGGCCGAGGTCGGTTACCGCAGCGCTGGGACGGTTGAATTTCTGTATGACCCTGAGTCTTGCGAGTACTACTTCTTGGAGGTGAACACGAGGCTTCAGGTGGAGCACGGCGTCACCGAAGAGGTGCTCGGGGTTGATCTCGTGGAGTGGATGGTGCGAGAAGCGGCGAACGAATTGACGGGGTTGGATTCCCTTGTTGCGAAGCCGAAGGGGCATAGCATTCAGGCCCGAATCTACGCGGAGGATTGCTTGCAGGGGTTCCGCCCGAGCGCCGGTCAGTTGGATCAAGCGATATTTTCCGAAGAGGCTCGTAATGAAACTTGGGTGCGGGACGGATTGACCGTTACGACCTTGTATGATCCGATGCTGGCCAAAATCATCGTGCATGGGGAAGATCGAGAAGACGCGATCCGCAAGCTGGTAAAGGCGCTGTCGGATACTCGCTTCTATGGCGTGACGACGAATTTGCAATATTTGAGAGAGTTGCTTGCGAATGAGGATTGCTTATCGGGTAACGTCTATACGGGGTTGTTGAATGGTTTCGAGCCGGCGGAATTCGCGTTGGAAGTGCTGGATGGCGGAGTTCAGACGACGGTGCAGGATTATCCGGGCCGGGTCGGCTATTGGAACGTCGGCGTTCCGCCATGCGGACCGATGGATTCGTTGTCGTTCCGGATAGGCAATAAACTGTTGGGCAACGAAGACGATGCATCCGGTCTGGAAATGACGCTTAGGGGCGGCTCCTTTCGATTCCGCAGCAACATGACTTTCTGCGTGACGGGGGCCGATATGCTGCCGATGATAGATGGGAAGTCTGTTCCTATGTATCGGGCGATTCAAGCTCGGCGGGGCGAGACGCTGACATTCGGAGAAGCCAAAGTGGGGATGCGTTCCTATTTGCTTGTCGGCGGGGGGTTCGATATGGCGAAAATTCTCGGCAGCTCTTCGACGTTTACTCTAGGCCAATTCGGCGGGCACGGAGGTCGGGCGATTCGAACGGGCGACGTACTGAACGTGAATGTGCATGGGGCTTCGAAGCGAGGTGCTGAAGAAACCGAGTGGACGGCGTTGGCGACGGCGCATCGGACGGCGATGACAAACGAGTGGACGATCGGAGTTATACCCGGGCCGCATTGTACGGAGGAATATCTGCGGCCGGAGTATTTGCGCCAACTTGCCGAAACGGAGTGGGAAGTACATTATAACAGCTCGCGGACGGGCGTCCGACTGATCGGGCCCGCGCCTCTCTGGGCACGGGAAGACGGCGGGGAAGCGGGGCTTCATCCGTCCAACATACACGACAACGCGTATGCGATCGGCACGCTTGATCTGACCGGAGACATGCCGATTCTACTTGGTCCGGACGGTCCGAGCCTTGGCGGATTCGTGTGCCCGGCGACGACGGCGACCGCGGAGCTGTGGAAGCTCGGCCAATTACATCCGGGAGATAAAATCCGTTTCCGGCTACTGTCTTTACAAGAAGCCGATGCGTTGAGAGTCGTTCAAGAAGGGAACTTGTTAGCGATCGGAGCAGGAGAGCGAGACGAGTTGGAGCCGGTCGTACTCCCGTTGTCGGCGGCAACCGATTTTCGCGGCGATTACCCGGTGTTGTTTCGCGAGGAGGAAAGGCGTCAATTCCCGCTGACTATCCGATGCAGCGGCGATCGTTATTTGTTGGTGGAATACGGTCGGATGGAGCTTGATCTTGCGCTTCGCTTTCAGGCGCATGCGCTTATGCAGGCCATTAAGGAGAGTGATGCCGTTCCTGTGCTCGATCTGACGCCCGGCATTCGCTCTCTGCAAATTCATATCGACCCTTCGAAAATGACGGTAATGGAAGCCTGTCGGCGTATTGTCGAGATCGAACGATCGCTTCCGTCGCTGGAATCGATCCGGGTTCCGTCTAGAATCGTCCGACTTCCTTTATCTTGGGACGATCCGGCGACAAGAGTTGCCATCGATCGTTATCGGCAGAACGTTCGCCCTGACGCGCCATGGTGCCCGAGCAACATCGAATTCATCCGCCGAGTGAACGGGTTGGATAGTGTCGAGGATGTTCGCAGGATCGTTTTCGAAGCGAATTATTTGGTGCTTGGCCTTGGCGACGTTTATTTGGGCGCTCCAGTCGCAACGCCGACCGATCCGCGTCATCGGCTGGTGACGACGAAGTACAATCCCGCCCGAACTTGGACGCCGGAAAATGCGGTCGGAATCGGCGGGGCTTATATGTGCGTCTATGGAATGGAAGGCCCGGGAGGGTACCAATTCGTCGGCCGAACGGTGCAGATGTGGAACCGCCTTCGTCCTACGGCAAGCTTTAAACCGGGCGAACCGTGGTTGCTTCGGTTTTTCGATCAAATCCAATTTTACCCGGTGGACGCCGATGAACTGCTCATCCTGCGAGAAGATTTCCTTCGCGGCAGATACGAGGTGGACATTACGGAAACGTCGTTCGATCTCGGGGAATATTTACGTTTCCTCGAATCGATCAAGGGGGGCGCGGATGCTTTCCGTGATCGACAGCAAGCGGCTTTCCGTGAGGAGCGAGAAAGTTGGATAAAACTTGGCTTGGCTAAATACGTATCGGACCAGGAATCGACCGAACCGGCGGCGGAAGACGAATTGCCGGAAGGGGCAATTGCGGTGCGCAGTCCAATGCCCGGAAGCGTGTGGAAGGTGCTTGTAACCGCGGGGCAGGAAGTTAAGAAGGGCGACACGCTCGTTATTCAGGAGAGCATGAAGATGGAATTCGCCCAGCAGGCGCCTGGCGATGGGGTCGTTGGCACGGTTTTCGTAGGCCCGGGGGAATCGGTTCATTCCGGTCAATTGATGTTGAGCATCTTGCGGGAATAG
- a CDS encoding peptidylprolyl isomerase, which translates to MLHRNRMPYRRLSMLTLALVMLVALISACGKNDKGAGATVIATYKGGEVTEKEFNKYATFQSIMNPQAAMYMSIPQIKEQFVKQYIVSKVLIKDISKEEDKKAQTAADSFKKQLEDARKTDASLKKLMDDGDLSVKEAVAQYKDLAAFQSFYGAKGEELKPTVKEEEIKAEYEKAPTDYNVVTVRHILIGTVDPNTGAELKSEEDALKLAKEVKTKLETNEDWAALAKEYSTDDGSKDKGGLYEKQTAKGWVPEFKEAANTQEIGVIGEPVKTQFGYHVMKVESREATAYDKLKETDKDEIKTAVASTKLNEFLTAEQDKLEIKVTLPQEPTPSASGSPSASPSASPSSSPSASPSASPSASAGAK; encoded by the coding sequence ATGTTGCACCGTAATCGCATGCCATACCGCCGGTTGTCAATGTTGACGCTGGCATTGGTCATGCTCGTCGCACTAATATCCGCTTGCGGTAAGAACGACAAGGGGGCTGGTGCCACCGTTATCGCAACGTATAAGGGCGGAGAAGTCACAGAAAAAGAATTCAACAAATACGCGACGTTCCAATCGATCATGAATCCTCAAGCGGCGATGTACATGTCGATTCCGCAAATCAAAGAACAATTCGTTAAGCAGTATATCGTGAGCAAAGTCCTTATCAAGGATATCTCCAAGGAGGAGGACAAGAAAGCTCAGACGGCGGCGGATTCGTTCAAAAAGCAGCTTGAAGATGCAAGAAAAACGGATGCGTCATTGAAGAAGCTTATGGATGACGGAGATCTATCCGTGAAAGAAGCGGTCGCGCAGTATAAGGACCTCGCAGCATTCCAATCCTTCTACGGGGCTAAAGGCGAAGAGCTGAAGCCGACGGTTAAGGAAGAAGAAATCAAAGCGGAGTATGAGAAAGCTCCTACGGACTATAACGTAGTTACCGTTCGTCATATTCTGATCGGTACGGTCGATCCGAACACCGGCGCGGAATTGAAATCCGAAGAAGACGCGTTGAAGTTGGCCAAAGAGGTCAAAACGAAATTGGAAACGAACGAGGACTGGGCGGCTCTGGCGAAGGAGTATTCGACGGATGACGGCTCTAAAGATAAAGGCGGACTTTACGAGAAGCAAACCGCGAAGGGCTGGGTTCCGGAATTCAAGGAAGCGGCCAACACGCAAGAAATCGGCGTTATCGGCGAACCGGTCAAAACGCAATTCGGCTATCACGTCATGAAAGTTGAGAGTCGCGAAGCGACGGCTTACGATAAGCTTAAGGAGACCGACAAAGACGAGATCAAGACAGCCGTTGCATCGACGAAATTGAACGAGTTCTTGACCGCAGAACAGGACAAGCTTGAAATCAAGGTGACGTTGCCGCAAGAACCGACGCCTAGCGCATCGGGTTCTCCTAGCGCATCTCCTAGTGCTTCTCCTTCGTCATCGCCAAGCGCATCGCCAAGCGCGTCGCCAAGCGCGTCGGCAGGAGCGAAGTAA
- a CDS encoding urea amidolyase associated protein UAAP2, whose protein sequence is MAVFNRVESSRQPESAVYDEVVLAGNGWMRELNPGQVLRIVDLEGNQAADTLFYDADNPEDHYSAVRTITGQRNIYLSAGSVLRAESGKELLTIVADTCGRHDTLGGACSAQSNTVRYAHEKLHMHNCRDTFMLQLANHAEGGKYSKRNLAPNINFFMNVPVTPEGGLTFQDGVSSPGAYVEMRSYGRTMALISNCPQLNNPCNAYHPTPIRVLIWDC, encoded by the coding sequence ATGGCCGTATTTAATCGAGTCGAAAGTTCGCGACAACCTGAATCCGCCGTCTACGACGAAGTCGTCCTTGCGGGGAACGGTTGGATGCGGGAGCTAAATCCGGGGCAAGTGCTGCGGATCGTCGATCTGGAGGGGAATCAAGCTGCGGATACGCTTTTCTACGATGCGGACAATCCGGAGGATCACTATAGCGCCGTTCGCACGATAACGGGTCAGCGCAACATCTACTTGTCGGCCGGCTCCGTGCTGCGGGCGGAATCGGGCAAAGAGCTGCTGACGATCGTCGCGGATACGTGCGGCCGCCATGATACGTTGGGCGGTGCTTGCTCGGCGCAGAGCAACACCGTGCGCTACGCCCATGAGAAGCTGCACATGCACAATTGCCGCGATACTTTTATGCTTCAACTGGCGAATCACGCGGAAGGAGGTAAATACTCCAAGCGTAATTTGGCGCCGAACATTAACTTCTTCATGAACGTTCCGGTCACGCCGGAAGGCGGGCTAACGTTCCAGGATGGCGTCTCCTCGCCGGGGGCTTACGTCGAAATGAGATCGTACGGCCGTACTATGGCGCTGATCAGCAACTGTCCTCAGCTTAATAATCCTTGCAACGCCTATCATCCGACTCCGATTCGGGTTCTCATCTGGGATTGTTGA
- a CDS encoding allophanate hydrolase-related protein, producing MSADRIFVAVCGLHMRGFPLETQLLERGATFVRETKTAPKYKLYKLPTTPAKPGLIKQKSGGEAIELEIWKVPVTEFGSFVAMIPAPLGIGKVELADGSEVSGFICEGYGAEMVGAVDVTAFGGWRNV from the coding sequence GTGTCCGCCGATAGGATATTCGTGGCCGTATGCGGATTGCACATGCGAGGGTTTCCGTTGGAGACGCAACTTCTGGAGCGTGGAGCGACGTTCGTACGAGAAACGAAAACCGCCCCGAAATATAAGCTTTATAAACTTCCGACAACTCCCGCCAAGCCGGGGTTGATCAAGCAAAAGTCCGGCGGGGAAGCGATAGAGTTGGAAATATGGAAGGTGCCGGTGACGGAGTTCGGCTCTTTCGTCGCCATGATACCGGCCCCGCTAGGGATCGGCAAAGTCGAGCTCGCGGACGGGTCCGAGGTTTCCGGATTCATCTGCGAGGGCTATGGGGCGGAGATGGTAGGAGCCGTGGACGTAACGGCTTTCGGAGGTTGGAGGAACGTGTAA
- a CDS encoding urea amidolyase associated protein UAAP1, whose amino-acid sequence MENNDWSVSIRPGGKWSGKIGRGKRLRFTALGAGANVSVLLYNADDLTERYNMPDTLKAQYTAHLTRGHTLMSDNGRVLAAIVEDSLGWHDTISGYTTREETDAKYGVTTYQETRNDWLRSGRDNLAVELVRCGLGVRDLMPNVNLFSKVYCDETGELHYDTGHCLPNSTVTLRTEMDVVLVLSNTPNPLDPRTIYPSVPVKLEVLPSEGAVGYDDYCVGFRPENRRAYENTWEYYALQGR is encoded by the coding sequence ATGGAAAACAACGACTGGAGCGTTTCCATCCGACCGGGAGGGAAATGGTCGGGCAAGATCGGCAGAGGCAAACGGCTACGCTTCACGGCGTTAGGAGCAGGGGCTAACGTCTCCGTATTGCTCTATAACGCGGACGATCTAACCGAGCGCTACAATATGCCGGATACTCTGAAGGCGCAGTACACCGCGCATCTGACAAGGGGGCATACGCTTATGAGCGATAACGGGAGGGTGCTCGCGGCTATCGTGGAGGATAGCTTGGGCTGGCACGATACGATTTCGGGTTACACGACCCGGGAGGAGACGGATGCGAAATACGGAGTAACTACGTATCAGGAAACGCGGAACGATTGGTTGCGGAGCGGTCGGGACAATCTGGCCGTCGAACTCGTGCGATGCGGACTCGGCGTGCGCGATCTCATGCCCAACGTGAATTTGTTCTCGAAGGTGTATTGCGACGAAACGGGAGAATTGCACTACGATACGGGGCACTGCCTCCCGAACTCCACCGTTACGCTTCGAACCGAAATGGATGTCGTGCTCGTGCTGTCGAACACCCCGAATCCGCTCGATCCGAGAACGATTTATCCTTCGGTGCCGGTGAAATTGGAGGTGCTGCCGTCGGAAGGGGCGGTCGGCTACGACGATTACTGCGTCGGCTTTCGTCCGGAGAATCGACGCGCTTATGAGAACACATGGGAATATTACGCGCTGCAAGGCCGATAG